GGCGAGGAAGGCCTCGCGCGCTCCGTCGTCATCGCGGCGCCGGCCGACGTCTCACCGCTCTTGCGAATGCAGGCTGCGTCGTACTCGACCTCGCTCGCCGAATATTTCCGCGACCAGGGCAAGCACGTGCTGCTGCTGATGGATTCGCTGACCCGTTACGCGATGGCGCAGCGCGAGATCGCGCTGGCCGTGGGCGAGCCGCCCGCCACCAAGGGTTATCCGCCTTCGGTGTTCGCCAAACTGCCGGCGCTCGTCGAGCGAACCGGCAACGGCCCGGCGGGCGGCGGTTCAATCACCGCGTTCTACACCGTGCTCACCGAAGGCGACGACCAGCAGGATCCGATCGCCGACTCCGCGCGCGCGATTCTCGACGGCCACATCGTGCTGTCGCGCTCGCTCGCCGAGGCCGGGCATTATCCGGCGATCGACATCGAAGCCTCGATTAGCCGGGCAATGACCGCGCTGATCGACGATAACCATCTGGAAAAGACGCGTATGTTCAAGCAGATGCTGTCGCGCTATCAGCGCAACCGCGATCTGATCAACGTCGGCGCCTATTCGAGCGGGCGCGACGCGCTGCTCGACCGGGCGATTGCGTTGTACCCGCGGATGGAAGCGTTTTTGCAGCAAGGCTTTCGCGAATGCGCGAATTTTGAACCGAGTCTCGAGATGCTGGACGCTCTGTTTGCCCAAGGAGGCTGACGATGGCGAAACACTTTCCGATCAAGACACTCATCGGCCTTGCCCAGGACGATGTGGATGCCGCCGCACAACGTTTGGGCCGCGCGCAGCGCGAGCGCAACGACGTGCAGTCGCAACTTGACTCGCTGGTGCAGTATCGCGACGAATATCACGCGCGTTTCACGGCAACCGCCCAGACTGGCATGCCTGCCGGCAACATGCGCAATTTCCAGGCGTTCATCGACACGCTCGACGCCGCCATCGAACAGCAGCGCAACCTGCTGGTCACGGCGAATGCCCGCGTCGAGGCCGCCAAGCCCGACTGGCAGCGCCAGAAGCAGAAGCTCGGCTCGTATGAAGTGCTGCAGGCGCGTGGCGAAGCCGCCGAAGCGAAAACCATGGCGCGGCGCGATCAGCGCGACGCCGACGAACATGCCGCCCGCATTCTGAGGATGCGTGCCGAGGGCGTTTGACGCACCGGGCGCCGCCTCGATTGACCGAACACCCCGTTTGACGGATTGACAGGATCCCCTATGTCGCTTCTTTCACAGATCGGCTCACTGCTCGGCTCGGCCAGAAGCACGTCCAGCAGCGCGGCCATGGCCGCCGCGGCGAACGCCACGTCGTTTTCGCAAACCTTGCAGCAGAACATCGACCTGCAAAACAATGCGGCCGCGCAGAGTGCGAGCAAGCCGCCGGCTTCGTCGTCCGCTTCATCCGCTGCGTCTTCGTCTGCTTCCCCGCCGGCTTCGGCCTCTTCGTCGAGCGTGCATGACGCGCCGCCGCCGCCCGATCCGTCGACCAGGAGCGCGGATGCCGCGAGCAGCAAAGCCGACAACAGCAGCACGACGAGCGCGTCTTCGTCGGGCTCGTCGTCGGCTTCTTCCTCCAACACGCAGCAGGCCTCGACCGACAAGACCAGCTCAACGCCGTCGAAGTCCGGTAACGCGACCACGCAGACCGACGCGGGCACGGCCGCGGCAGCCGCTGCCGCGCAGGCTCAAGCCCAGGCTCAGATGCAGGCTCAAGCCAATGCGAACAACGTCACGGACCCGACCACAGCTGACCCGGCCACGGCACTGACTGACGCCGCGACCACGCAGACCGGCGCGGATGGTACGACGGGCACCACGGGCAAAAAGACTGACGCGACCGATCCGAAGTCGGCGCAGGACGCATTGCAGGCGGCGCTGGCTGCGCTGGCGAACGGCCAGGGCATGGTGCCGGCGCAGGCGCTGGCGAGCGGTGCGGCGACGAACGCTGCGACCGCGGCCGGCGGCCAGGGTACCGGCGCGAACAACGGACTCAATGGACTCAACGGATCGGCGAACGGCAAGACGCTTGCGGCCGGTTTGTTTGGCGACGGCAAGGGATCGAGCGCCGGCAAGGCTGCATTGACGGCGGCAGCCACGACGGTTGCGGATCCATCGACGGCGGCGAAAGCGGCGGCTGACGCGTTGACCGCGACGACTGCCGGTGGTGCACAGGCTAGCGATCTGGCGTCCTTCAAGAGCGCGGCGGATGCCGCAACGGCGGCGCTGGCAGCCGGCCAGGCCGCGGCGGGCGCTGCGAGTGCGTCGGCGGCTGTGCAAACGGCGGGTAGCGCCGGTGCGGCGGAAGTGGCGAACACGTTGTCGCCGCAGGTTGGCACAACGGACTGGGAAGACGCGTTGAGTCAGAAGGTGGTGTTTTTGTCGAATGGGCATTCGCAGAGCGCCGAACTGACGTTGAATCCGAAGGATTTGGGGCCGTTACAGGTCGTGTTGCAGGTTGCCGATAACCATGCCCATGCGTTGTTTGTTTCGCAGCACCAGCAGGTGCGGGAGGCGGTCGAGGCCGCGCTGCCGAAGCTTCGCGAGGCGATGGAGTCCAACGGGATTGGGTTGGGGAGCGCTAGTGTTAGCGATGGGTTTGCCCGGCAGAGTGGGCAGCAGCAGAGTGCAGGTGGTTCTGGCCGTTCCGGTGGGGGTGGCAGCGGGGCTGCAGGGGGTTTTGCCGGTGGCGCTGGTTCGGATTCTTCTGATTCTGTCGTGGCTAATGTTGCCGTGCGGCGGCAGGTGGGATTGGTGGATACGTTTGCTTAATTAGCGGTTTTTGTCTGCTCGGCGGTTGTTGTCTGTGTTTTTATGCCGTTGGCCTTTCCTAGATTTGTTATTGGTCTATTAGCGTTGCCCCTGTGCGGGGCAGCACTTACTTTCTTTGCCGCCGCAGAGAAAGATAAGCAAAGAAAGCGGCTCAAACCGCTAATTCTTAAGCGGGTCCCCCGCGCAGCCACGGTAGTGGTGCATCTGGAATCCGTGCCCCCGCACACTCGCCGTTAGTGACTAAGGGCTCATCAGCTCCCACTCCGCACTGCGTGCGTCGCGGATGGGTCTGCCTGGGAAACCTTGGGCTTCGTTTTCGCTTGGTGGGAGCCATTGGCTTCGCCTCGGCGCGCAGCCGAATGCGCAAACACGATCGAAATCTGGAAGTAC
The sequence above is drawn from the Paraburkholderia sp. BL23I1N1 genome and encodes:
- the fliJ gene encoding flagellar export protein FliJ, producing the protein MAKHFPIKTLIGLAQDDVDAAAQRLGRAQRERNDVQSQLDSLVQYRDEYHARFTATAQTGMPAGNMRNFQAFIDTLDAAIEQQRNLLVTANARVEAAKPDWQRQKQKLGSYEVLQARGEAAEAKTMARRDQRDADEHAARILRMRAEGV
- a CDS encoding flagellar hook-length control protein FliK, whose product is MSLLSQIGSLLGSARSTSSSAAMAAAANATSFSQTLQQNIDLQNNAAAQSASKPPASSSASSAASSSASPPASASSSSVHDAPPPPDPSTRSADAASSKADNSSTTSASSSGSSSASSSNTQQASTDKTSSTPSKSGNATTQTDAGTAAAAAAAQAQAQAQMQAQANANNVTDPTTADPATALTDAATTQTGADGTTGTTGKKTDATDPKSAQDALQAALAALANGQGMVPAQALASGAATNAATAAGGQGTGANNGLNGLNGSANGKTLAAGLFGDGKGSSAGKAALTAAATTVADPSTAAKAAADALTATTAGGAQASDLASFKSAADAATAALAAGQAAAGAASASAAVQTAGSAGAAEVANTLSPQVGTTDWEDALSQKVVFLSNGHSQSAELTLNPKDLGPLQVVLQVADNHAHALFVSQHQQVREAVEAALPKLREAMESNGIGLGSASVSDGFARQSGQQQSAGGSGRSGGGGSGAAGGFAGGAGSDSSDSVVANVAVRRQVGLVDTFA